The DNA region aacaacaaataatgcaactatataaataaacaaatacaaacataATACTTACCTGCAAAAACCGTCCAGCCTAGGCACctgaaaaatacaaagaaaaaataaaataccagcagcaacaacagcaactacgCAGCCGCCACCGGCAACGGCAATAGCAGCGACgcagccaccaccagcagcgacgcaggcaccaccagcagcgacgcagtcaccaccaacagcaacaacagcagcgactCGGTCGCCACCAGCAGCGAcgcagccaccaccaccagcagcagcagcagctacgtagtcaccaccagcaacaacaacagcagcgacgctttcaccaccaacagcaacagcggcggCGACGCAACCACCACCAtaagcaaaaacagcagcggcggcagcgacaGCAGTAGCAGGGAATGGTTTCGGCCTCAGTCGCATACCTTGCCAATCGGTTGGACTTACGAACAGTCGCCGGCGTTTTCAAGAAACAAATCTGGATCATCTCATCAGGCCTGACGGGCCAGATTGTCCGATGCCTGGTACAGGATGGCATCTCCGCGGTGGCGCGATGAGCAGCGACGctgaaagaaataataatattttattctgCAGGGCCAAAAAGGAGAAAACTACAACACAATTTACATCAACAAAGGTAACATATGAtttcctttcccttttccaAGTTGTAGTGAGACCAGCTACCGAGAATGACCTGGAATACCGGCTAACGCGAAGCAGGGTATCGATAAAGATTCTGGCGGGAAAAATGCCAGAACATCGATTACCAGCTATATTGCTTTTACCTCCGATTTATCGAAGCCCAGGAGTAGTGAGACCAGCTACTGATAATGTCCAA from Drosophila simulans strain w501 unplaced genomic scaffold, Prin_Dsim_3.1 Segkk97_quiver_pilon, whole genome shotgun sequence includes:
- the LOC120285759 gene encoding uncharacterized protein LOC120285759, with protein sequence MLPLLIVAAHRATAEMPSCTRHRTIWPVRPDEMIQICFLKTPATVRKSNRLARCLGWTVFAGIFFRSAILKLILRPSLLGSLGFDFFTFAINLERRCSSRHRGDAILYQASDNLARQA